The segment GCTTTCGGCAGGCGGTGGCCGACTGGTACGACAAGCGGTTCGGCGTGGCGCTTGATCCGGAGACGGAGGTCCTTAGCCTCATCGGCTCGAAAGAGGGGATTGGCCACCTCCCCCTGGCGTTTGTCGATTCTGGTGACATCGTCCTGGTTCCTGATCCCGGCTATCCGGTCTATCAGGCAGGAACCGTCCTGGCGGACGGCATTCCTTACTTCATGCCGCTCACGCGGGAACGGGCGTTCCTTCCGGACCTTGAGGCGATCCCATCAGAGGTTCTGAAGAAAGCTCGGATCCTCTTCCTGAACTACCCCAATAACCCGACGGCCGCGGTGGCGCCCAGGGCCTTTTTTGTGGAGGCGGTCGCCTTTGCGCGCAAGCATCAGTTGATTCTTTGCCATGACGCGGCCTATTCCGAGATGGCATACGACGGGTACCTCCCGGAGAGCATCTTGGCGGTGGAGGGGGCGAAGGACGTTGCCATCGAGTACCACTCCCTTTCCAAGACGTACAACATGACCGGGTGGCGGATCGGATTTGCTGTAGGGTGCCGTAAGGTACTTTCCGGTCTCGGCCGAATCAAGACGAATCTGGACTCCGGGGTTTTCCAGGCGGTACAGGAGGCCGCTATCACGGCGCTCAGTGGCCCGCAGGAGTGCATTGAGGCGATGAGGGCCGTCTACAGAGAGCGGCGCGACACGCTCGTAGATGGCCTGTCGGCGCTCGGTTTCGCGGTGGAGAAACCCAAGGCGACCTTCTACGTCTGGATTAGTGTCCCGAAGGGGCAGACATCCGCCTCCTTCGCCTCCGCGCTGCTTTCCGATGTCGGCATCGTCATGACCCCGGGAACCGGGTTTGGCCAGCACGGCGAAGGGTACATTCGAGCGGCCCTTACGGTAGATGTCTCCAGGATCAAGGAGGCAGTAGAGCGGATTGCCGCCTCTAATCTTACGCCTCAGTAGGAGGTCTTGCGGCCGTGACGGGTGAGCGTGCATATATCGGGATCGGATCCAATCTGGGCGACCGGATTAGGTGCTGCCAGGAGGCGATCAGGGCCACGTCGGAGATTGCAGGGGTCACGGTGATACGGGTCTCATCGTTCTATGAGACCGCGCCGATGCCTCCAGCCTCTGGTGACTGGTTTGTTAACGGAGTGATTTCGGTACAGACGCAGCTAAAACCGGAAGCGTTGCTGCTCGAGTTGCGGCGGATCGAACGGAGCATGGGTCGCGCGACGGAGCGAGCGCGAGGTAGCGATCGGAGCATCGACCTCGACCTGTTGCTTGTGGGTTCACAGATCGTAGAACAGCCCGATCTTACACTTCCCCATCCGCGGCTGCATCAACGGCGTTTTGTTCTGGCTCCACTCTGCGAACTTGATCCAGATTTTCGCCACCCGGTCTTTGGCGTCACAATGCGGCAGTTGCTCGAACGTCTCAACGATACGTCGCTCGTCAGGCTGTTGGCGCCGGCGGCAAGGCATACAGGGCCTGGGGAGAATAGCTAGGTGGCAGATCGCGCGTCCAAGCCTCGTTACATCGTGGTCGAAGGCCCTATCGGCGTCGGTAAGACGAGCCTGGCCGAATTGCTGGCGGAGCGGCTGCAGGCCAGAAAGTCACTGGAAGATCCTGACGAGAACCCATTTATCGCTCAATTCTATACCGACATGCGTCGGTACGCCTTTCAGGCCCAACTCTATTTCCTGCTGAACAGGTTCCGCCAACAGCAGGAACTTGTCCAGTTCGACCTCTTCAAGCAGTCCCTGGTGAGTGACTATCTATTTGCCAAGGATAAGATCTTCGCGTATCTGACGCTTGACGACAACGAGTTAGCCCTCTACGAGCGATTGCAGCCGCTTCTTGAGACGCGCGTCGTCAAGCCTGACCTCGTCCTGTATCTGCAGGCCAGCACTGATGTCCTGGTCCGGAGAATTCAGTCACGGGCGAGGGCTTCCGAGCGGGAACTGGGACAGGCCTACCTGGAGGACGTAAACGCAGCCTACAACCATTTTTTCTTCCACTACTCAGCGACGCCGCTGCTGGTTGTTAATACCGATGAGATTGACTTCGTCAAACACAAAGAGGATTTTGAAGACCTGGTCAAACAGGTCGAAGCGGTGCGGGCTGGCACCCACTACTATGTGTCGCTTGGATCCCGTAAGTAGGGACCGATTGCAACTACTCAGATATTTAGACTGAAGGCTGAAGGTTGAAGGTTCTAAATTATCTCGCAAGGCACGAATCGAGCCATCCAAGACCTTTTCGGAGTTTTGTATGATTACGCATGACTTACCACTAAAAGCCTTCAGCCTTCAGCCTATCTACCTGAGTAGTTACGACCGATCATGACTAGTCAGACGGTCAGGACGGTCACCCTGCAGGAGATGAAGCGAAAAGGGCGAAAGATTACTATGCTGACGGCGTATGACTACCCGATGGCCCTGCTTGTGGATCGCGCCGGGATCGATCTGATTCTGGTAGGTGACTCCGGGGGGATGACCGTTCTGGGGTACGAGACCACAATTCCGGTTACCATGGACGAGATGCTCATGATGACCAAGGCGGTCACTCGCGCTGTGAAGCGATCCATGGTGATTGCTGACATGCCGTTCATGTCGTACGAGGCTGAACCAGCAGAGGCGGTCAGAAACGCCGGGCGGTTCGTGAAGGAGGGTCTGGCTCACGCCGTCAAGGTCGAGCGCGGCTGGCCCTCCCTCCCATGCGTGAGAGCGATCGTGGACGCGGGGATTCCGGTTATGGGGCACGTCGGGCTTACCCCACAAACGGCCGTACTGCAGGAAGGCTTGAAGGTTCAGGGGCGAGGGCGCGACGACGCACGCCGCATCCTTGAGGATGCCATGGCGCTTGAAAAGGCGGGAGCTTTTGCGATCGTGCTTGAGGCGATTCCCGGCGTACTCGCCCGGGTGATCACTAAGCGGTTGACTATTCCCACCATCGGGATCGGTGCCGGTCCAGATTGCGATGGTCAGGTTCTGGTCATCCATGACCTGCTTGGGCTCTTCGATCGTTTCGTTCCGAAGTTCACGAAGCAGTACGCTGATCTCGCCAAGGTGATCAGCGATGCGGTGAGCCGCTTCCGGGAAGAGGTGATCGAATGCCGATTTCCTGATGCCGCACACACATACTCGATCGACCAGGAGACCGAGAGAGCGCTGCTGGATCTGTGAGAGGTACGAGGTCTCTGGGAGAATGTAGGGGCGCTGCTTGCTGAGCCCGCACGAAGTAAAACCTGTGTGGGGGCAAGGTTCCGGGAGACTGAAAGAGTGAGGGGGCGCAGTGCAGAATATTCATGAGCCGTCTGCGATCGGCCGCCGATGTGAGTCGCTTCGGCGCGAAGGGAAGACCATTGGACTCGTACCCACGATGGGCGCCTTTCACGAGGGGCACCTGTCGCTCATGCGGAGAGCGCGCGCAGAAAACGATGTCGTCATCGTAAGCATCTTCGTCAATCCGATCCAGTTCGCGCGGGGCGAGGATTTCGATAGCTATCCGCGGGATCTGCAGGACGATCTGGCCCAGGCGGAGAGGGCAGGGGTTGATCTGGTGTTCACGCCGTCCGCAGAGGCGATCTATCCGGATGGCTTCCAGACGTACGTCGACGTGACCGAGATCACCGATGGGTTGTGCGGCGCTTCCCGTCCTGGGCACTTTCGTGGCGTGACGACGATCGTCACGAAGCTGTTCAATCTTGTCAGGCCGCACCGGGCCTATTTCGGGCAGAAGGACTACCAGCAATCGGCGGTGGTTCGGCGCCTGGTGGACGACCTCAATTTGGACCTCGAGATCGTCCTCTTACCGACGATCCGGGAGGCTGACGGCCTCGCGATGAGTTCCCGAAACGTTCGGTTGACGCCTGAGGAGCGACAGGCGGCATGTGTCCTCTATGCGTCCCTCAGGCTCACGGAAGAGCGGGTCGAGGCAGGAGAGCGGAACACCAAGCTTCTACTCGATGAGATGCGAACCATGATCGAGACTGAGCCGCTAGCGCGGATCGATTATGTAGCCCTCTGTGATCCTGAGACACTGAAGCCGCTCGATCAAATCGAAGGCCCCATGCTGGCCGCTATCGCCGTGCGATTCGGTGAGACGCGTCTCATCGACAATCTCCTGATTACGCTTCCCTGACGGTTGTCCTGCCCGCCCGCCAGCCTTTAGCTATCAGCCGTCGGATTTCGGCAACACACCCAAAGGATTCCGCATCACAACTACCTGCTTTCTGGTGATCTCCAGGTCCAGAACCTGCTCTTCCGCACTTGTCTAGCAAGCGGCTGAAAACCGACCGCTGAAAGCTGCATCTTGCCTGCATATTTCTCTTGACAGGGCCAACGCGCTTCACTATTGTATGCGACATGGTGGGATGAAGTGGGATATAGTGGTATAAAGCGCCATAGAAAAGCGGTGTGAGCCCATGTTTCGCGGAAGCTTCGAACACGCCATTGACGACAAAGGGCGGCTCAGCATCCCGGCCAGATATCGCGAGATTCTCAAGCGACGACGAGAGCGTGAGCTTGTCCTGGTCGATCTCCTCTTTGACGCCTGCATCGCAGCCTACCCGATCAAAACCTGGCAGCAGATCGAGCAGAATCTCCTGAGTAAGGGAAACTCGGATAAAAAGTTCCGGGAATACGCTCGCCTCATCTCGGCCCGTGCGGTCGAGTCGACTGTTGACAGCCAGGGGCGAATTCTGATTCCTCCGCAACTCAGAGAAAAGGCGGATCTGCGCCGGGATGTAGTGATTGTTGGGGTATTGGACAAGATCGAAATCTGGAATAGAGATCGCTGGGCGTCCTTTTGCGCGCAGGAGCGGGACCCTGAGGATTACGCGAGCAAGCTGGCGGAACTCGGGATCCGGGTATAGGTGCAAAGGCCTGCCCCCGCGGGTGCGGGGGGTTCGGGGTACAGGGTGCAGGGTATGGGGGCTGGCGTGGCCATTGGGGAACTGCACGTCCCGGTCTTACTTACTGAGACGTTGGATGCCCTGCGGCCGCATGCTGGTGGTCGCTACCTGGATGCGACCGTGGGATTGGGAGGACACGCGGAAGCCCTCCTGATCGAGAGTGCGCCGACTGGTCATCTATACGGGCTTGATCGTGATGCCGAGACCTTGGTCTTGGCCAAGGAGCGCCTCAGGCAGTTCGGAGATCGAGTCGAGTTGTTCCAGGGTGACTTCGCCATGCTGGGTGCCATCGCCGCCGAGAATGGATGGGGCCCTTTCGATGGCATCTTGTTTGATCTGGGCTTTTCATCCTTTCAACTTGACGATGCCTCCAGAGGATTCAGCTTCATGAGGGACGGGCCACTGGATATGCGGATGGATCGTCATGGAGATGGGATATCAGCGGCAGAGCTGCTGGCCAAGCTCTCGGAGCGCGAAATCGAGAGGGTCCTGCAGGACTACAGCGAGGAGCGTTGGGCGAGGCGGATAGCGGCGCGGATCGTCCAAGACCGGCGGGAGCAGCCACTGACCTCCACCGCTCAACTCGCGCGTCTGGTGGCTGCGGCGGTACCAAGGCGTGCCTGGCCGCGCCGGATCCATGTCGCGACACGAACCTTCCAGGCGTTACGTATTGCCGTGAACGATGAGTTGGCCGGGCTTCGCCGTGGCCTGCAGGATGCCATCGGGCTGCTCGCTACTGGAGGAAGGATCTGTATCATCAGTTTTCATTCGCTCGAGGATCGGATTGTGAAGGAAACGTTTCGGGGGTGGGCGCGTTCGGATCCGCCGCGCGTCCATCTTCTAACCAAACGGCCGGTTATCGCAACGGAGCGGGAGATTGAAGTCAATCTTCGTGCCCGCAGCGCAAAGCTTCGGGCTGCGGAACGGTGCTAGAGGAGGGGATGAGGTGAGAGAGCAAGGTATCGCCGCGTTGACGTCGGTTGGACGAGATCGGGTGGGCAGTTTACTGAAACCGCGGGTTGATCAGATTCGAGGGTTCGATCAGCTCCCGTCGCTGCTGTTAGGTAGTCTCGTCCTTTTCGGGGTCCTGTGTTACGTGTGGCAGCCTATTCAGGTAGTTCGACTCGGGTACCAGGTAGAAGGCCTCGCGGGGGAGCGCGCTGACCTCATTCGACAGCAGAAAGAGCTGCGTCTTGAGGTCGCCAGGCTCAAGTCGCTCCGCCGCGTGGAGGAGATCGCCCGCGGTCAGCTTGGACTCATTAGCCCTAAGCCAGGTCAAGTGATCGTACTCGAGTAGTCTTTGGAAGATGTGGTATGCCGATGCAGCGTCGTACTCGCGAGAGATCGTCCAAAAAAGGAGAGGCCACGCCCGCGCCAGCGAAGCTCGGCCGGTTACGGCGTCGCGTGATCGTGCTGTTCTGCTCGCTTGCTGCAGCCCTCACGATCATTTCCGGCCGGCTCTTTTCTCTCCAGGTGTATCAATACGCGGATCTCGTAGAGGCCGCCAAGCGGCAGTCCTCGGACCGGATTTCATCGGTCTCCAGGCGCGGAACGATTTACGATCGTAATGGTCGGGATCTGGCCATTAGCATTGGGGCTTCCTCAATTGGCGCTCGGCCGTCCCAAGTGGTGAACCCGAAACGTGCCGCCGCAGCCCTGTCTGCCGCGCTCAGCCTACCTGCCGAGAAGATCCTTGAGCGACTCCAAACGGAGAAGCCGTTTGTCTGGATCAAGCGATCAGTCTCCACGGAGGAAGCGCAGGCTGTTGCGCGTCTCATGCTGAAGGGGATCGAATCTGACACGGAGAGTAAGCGATTTTATCCAAAACAGCAACAGGCGGCCCACCTGTTGGGGTTTGTAGGGACAGACGATCGCGGGCTGGAAGGACTTGAGCTGCAGTACGATACCTACCTGGCCGGTAAGCGTAAGTGGCTTGCACAACAACAGGATGCCAGGCGTCGACCGATCTTCAGAGAGGAAGCAGGTGAGGCGCAGGGTTCAGATCTACACCTGACGATTGATGAGGTGGTCCAGTATATCACTGAGCGGGAGCTGGAAGCCGCGGTGACCAAATCCGGCGCCCTCAGTGGCAGTGCCATTGTGATGGATCCTTTCAGCGGCGAAATCCTAGCACTTGCCAACTACCCCACGTTTGATCCCAATGCGTATACTGAGGCGGTGGCTTTCGCTCGCCGGAATCGGGCGGTGGTGGATTACTATGCGCCGGGGTCGGCCTTTAAGGCCATCGTGGGCGCCGGCGCCCTGGAGGAGAAACTCGTGCGACCCGAAGATCAGTTCGACGGAGATGGAGGCGCCATCACGGTGGGCGGGGTCACCATTCGGGATCATGAACGGTTTGGGATCATGACATTTTCTGAGGTACTGGCTCACTCGAGCAATGTGGGGGCTATCAAGGTCGGCATGCGGCTGGGCAAGAGCCTCTACTACAATTACATCAGCGGATTCGGATTTGGAAATCTCACCAATATCGATCTGCCAGGAGAAACGCCAGGCTTGGTCCGGCGTCCGAAGGAGTGGTCGGCCCTCTCGCTCGCCTCGCTCTCCATTGGGATGGAGATCTCCGTGAGTCCCCTGCAAATGCTGGTGGCGATGAGCGCGATTGCGAACGGTGGCATCCTGGTTCGTCCCTACGTGGCGAAGTCAATCGTCGCGGCGGATGGCAAAGTTATCGTCGAGAACGCGCCCGTGCAGGTCAGGCGAGTGATCTCGGAAGCCACATCGAGAACCCTCGCGACTGTCCTCAAAGGGGTGGTAACGGAAGGGACGGGAAAGGAAGCGGCCGTAGAGGGATTCGATGTAGCAGGGAAGACCGGGACCTCTCAGAAGCTGGAACCAGCCACCGGTCGTTACTCTCAGCATAAGGTGGTGGCGTCATTTGTCGGGTTTGTCCCGGTCGAGCAACCTCGGCTGGCTATCATCGTGATCATCGACGATCCGAGCACGCTCCGTTGGGGTGGATCGATTGCAGCGCCGACGTTCCGGGAGATCGCTCGTGATTCCCTGAAACATCTCGGGATTACTCCGGGCACCCGAGAGCGGCTCCGGGTGGCAGAAGGGATTCGCAGTGCAACTTTTCGCCTTAATTGAGGGGACCGAGTACCAGGTTCTCCACGGGTCTGTCGATGTAGAGGTCCATGATGTCCGATACGATTCCAGACATGTGAGACCCGGGGATCTATTCGTGTGCATCAGTGGGTTCAGGCGGGATGGCCACGACTTCCTCCAAGCCGCATGGGCCGCGGGTGCCGTTGCAGCCCTGGTGGAGCGAAGCGACCTGCCGGAGGGTGCACTACGGGGTGGGACGGTGGTAAGGGTAGCCAATGCCCGGCAGAGCCTTGCCATGGTCGCGTGTCGATTCTATGGTCATCCCTCGCATAAGCTCGCCATGGTGGGGGTGACAGGGACTAACGGCAAGACGACCACCACCTACCTGATCGAGTCGGTGCTGCGACGCGCAGGACATCAGGTCGGGCTGATCGGGACTATCGGGTATCGCTGCAACGGGGTAGAGATAGAGGCGGCGCGGACGACACCGGAGTCCTACGATCTGCAAGCGCTTCTCAATCGGATGGCGCATCTGGGCACTGACAGCGTCGTCATGGAGGTCTCGTCCCACGCCCTGGCCCTGCATCGCGTTGATGACTGCGAGTTTGACGTGGCCGTGTTCACGAATCTGACACAGGACCACCTGGACTTTCATGGCACCATGGAGGCGTACCGAAGCGCAAAGCTTTCTCTGTTTGAGGGGCTAGGTGTCGGGTCAACGAAAGCGACGGAAAAGGCGGCGGTCATCAATATGGATGATCCGGCTGCTGACCTCTTTCTCGGGGCGACGCGTGTGAGACGCTACACCTACAGCGTGCAACGGCCGGCGGACCTGTCGGCCACCGATATCGATATGGGACCGGATGGAGTTCGGTGCCAACTGCACACCCCGTGGGGGACGACGGCGATTCACTCTCCGTTACTGGGGGGCTATAACCTGTCCAACATCCTGGCAGCCGCTGCTACAGGGTTACATCTCGGCGTGGATCTGTCAGCGGTGGCAGACGGGATTGCCGCACTCCACCACGTCCCGGGTCGGTGTGAGCGAGTAGAGGGGGGACAGGAGTTCAGGGTGATCGTCGATTATGCGCACACCCCTGACGCCCTGCGACGCGTCCTTCATATGGCACGGCAGTGCTGTCCGGGACGCCTGATTGTCCTGTTCGGGTGCGGGGGAGATCGAGATCGGGGGAAGCGTCAAATTATGGGAGAAGCGGCTCTGCAGTTAGCCGACTTTACTGTGATCACCTCCGACAATCCCCGCAGTGAGGACCCTCATCAGATCATCGAGGAGGTCGAGGCTGGGGCGAAAAAGGTATGGGGTCAGGGAAAGGGCTATGTTACAATTTTAGACCGGGCAATGGCCATTCGTGAGGCTCTCTCGCTGGCGGGACAAGGTGACATGGTGGTGATCGCGGGGAAAGGGCATGAGGCCTATCAGATTCTTCACGATCGCACGATTCCCTTTGATGACCGACAGGTGGTCAGAGAGGCGCTTCGCGAGCTGGGGTTCAACCGTGAAGACAGGGTATAGGGTGAAGGGTATTTGGTGGTGGTGTGCTGATACGTGTCGGTGACCTGGACACCCATTTTACCGTGTGGGGAGAGGGGAGGCCGATAGTTCTCCTTCATGGGTGGGGTACCTCAGCCGAGTCCCTGGGTACAGTCGCCAAGGCTCTGGAGGATCGATTTCGGGTGTACGCCCTCGATCTACCTGGTTTTGGCTGGACGCCATCGGCTGCTACGGTGTGGGGGACATGGGAGTATGCCTCCTATGTCGAGGCATTTATGGATCGCCTCAACATCTCGGTGGCCAGTCTGGTCGGCCATTCATTTGGAGGCCGAATCGCGCTGGCCCTGGCTGCCAAGTGGCCCGATAGGGTCAAGAGTCTTGTTTTGGTGGCCAGCGCAGGGATCCGCCCGAGACGAGGGCCTCTGTTCCGCATGAAGGTTGGAGCCGCGAAGCTGGCGAAGCAGGTGTTTTCGCTGCCTATGTGGGGTAGGCTGGGCGAGCGAGTGATTGCCGAACTCTATCAGCGGATGGGGTCGCGGGACTATCGGAACGCCGGAGCACTACGCGCTACGCTGGTCAAGGTCGTGAGCGAAGACCTCCGGGGGATCTTGTCGTCTGTTCGTACGCCTACACTGATTATCTGGGGAGACCGGGATCAGGAGGTGCCGTTCTCCTCGATGGAGATTATGGCGCGCGGGATACAGGGCTCGCGGTTGGAGGTGTTCGAAGGGGCCGGCCATTTCCCGTTTGTTGACAGCCCGGACCGTTTTGGCCGGTTGGTAAGGGAGTTCTTGTGCCAGGACAGCCAGTGATGCGGTCGGGTGTGGTACTTGGACCTTCACTCGCAGGCCGGGCCGTCACTGGTCTTTTGCCATATATGGCGGTCGTTATAATGCGCCATCTGGATCTGATATACCTTGCCCAGCTGGAGCGTTACAACAGTGCGCGCCTGCGTGGTTGGATCGCCAGGCACTGGGGCCTGGTTCTGAACGGCCGAGGGGCCCTCGTTCAGGTGGCGGTCTTAGGGGCCGGAATTCTCCTTGCGTTGTTACCTCTCCCTGTTTTTCCCGGCTTAAGGCATGCCGGGACAGGCACGTTTTACATTATCTGGCTGGCCGCCGGTATGTGGCTGAGATCCCGGTGGTCCTCGCTGCAGGTCAGTCAGCAACTGCAGTGGACATCTCGAACGGTACGCTTAGTAGCAGTCACGTTCCTCCTTGCGGTGGTGGCCATGCTTGTAACCTCCGGGTTGACTGTACTCTTACTGTCCAGACTCATGGTGGCCCCTCTCGCCCTCCTTGTCGGTATAGGCTTGGCTACCGGCCTGCTTGTGATGTCCGAGATTGCGGCGGGCACGGTCCTCGTGGCAAACCTGAGCCTCGCTCCACTGGAGCAGGCGGTCAATCAACGCTTCTATGCGCAGGCTAAAGTGCGCATGCGTCAGTATCCCGGGGAGGTCGTCGGGATCACTGGAAGCTATGGAAAGACGACGACGAAGTTCATCGCCGCGACGTTGCTTCAGAAGCGCTACTCGGTCTTTAAGACGCCTGACGGGGTCAACTCCACCATGGGTATCGTTCGGGTTGTCCGCGAGGCGCTTCGGGACGATCACCAGTTTTTCGTCGTCGAGGTGGCGGCCTACGGCCCCGGCGAGATCAAGGAGGTGTGCGAGATCCTGCGGCCCCGGATCGGTATCCTCACGGCGGTTGGGGTCCAGCACCTCGAGCGGTTCGGCACGCCGGAACGGATCGCCGAGGCGAAGTATGAGCTGATCGATTCGCTTCCACCGGATGGCTTAGCGATCGTGAACGCTGACGATCCAGGCGCTCTGCGATTGGCCGAACGCGCGAGGCGGGAAGGTCGACGCGTGATCTTGTACGGGGTCGGTGATGACGAACGGGATCTGGACGTTCGGGGGAAAGACGTCAAGCTCTCCAGCCATGGCTCGGCCTTTCGCGTGGAGACCGGGTATGGCGCGGCCATGTTCGAGACCAAGCTGCTCGGGGGCTGGAACATTGCCAATATCCTGGGGGCGACGGCTGCTGCCTTAGAGTGCGGTGTACCCCTGGAGGAGATTGCCGACGGGGTGAAGTCTCTTACGCCGGCGCCCAAGCGCCTGGAGCTTCGCGAAGAGGGTGGGGTCATCAAGCTGATCGATGTGGCCAACGCCAATCCGCTTGGGGCCCAGATGGCCCTGGAGGTCCTCAGCCAGTTTAAGGGGGGCTCGAAGATCCTGATCACGCCGGGCTTGGTGGAGTTAGGCCAGATCGAGGCGGAGGAGAACCGCCGGTTTGGCCGAGCTGCCGCTGCGGTCTGCGATTACGTCCTGTTGGTCGGGCCACAGCAGACACTACCGCTGCGTGAAGGGCTTCGCGAGGGTGGGTTTGCCGATAGCCGGATCCTGGTGGCCCGGCACAGCGGTGAAGTGACTGACCACCTCAAGGCGATCGTCCGAGAGGGCGATGTCCTGCTGTACGAGAATCGACTGCCTGATACGTACCTGGAGCTCGCATGAGTGGCGCCGCCAGACGCATAGGGCTGATCTTCGGAAGTCGCTCGGTGGAACGAGAGATTTCGATCATGACCGCCAGTAAGATCTATGAGGTCCTGCTCTCATTGCAGGACCAGTTCGAGACGCTGCCGATCTTTATTACGGCAGAGGGCACATGGCTTACCGGCGAGGCGGTTCGGGATCTGTTGACGGTCGATGCCGAGATACGAAAGCTGGCGGAACGAAGCGTTGTGGCGGGAACGGCTGAGCGATCGAAGCTCGACGCGGAAAAGCTGCGGTTGAATCGGGATCGATACATACCCCTGCTTGACAACCTGGACCGGGGCCAGAGCGCGACGGGGGTTGATCCGCTCTTTCTGGCGCCGGACCCATCGGTCGGCACGTTGGTGCCGCAGCAGGAGCGAAAAGGCTGGCTTCGCAAACAGCTCCACCCCACAATCGACGTCGCCTTCCCGGTCATTCATGGGACGCATGGCGAGGATGGAACGATTCAGGGTCTGTGTGAATTGGCCGATCTGCCGTATGTGGGGGCTGGGGTCACCGCCTCGGCCATAGGAATGGATAAGATTATCTCCAAGCTCATCTTTCAGGGCGCAGGCCTTCCTGTTGTTGAGGGGGTCGGTATCACCAGACGCGAGCTGTTGGAGGATGAGGCGGCCGTTGCGAAG is part of the Candidatus Methylomirabilis limnetica genome and harbors:
- a CDS encoding UDP-N-acetylmuramoyl-L-alanyl-D-glutamate--2,6-diaminopimelate ligase → MQLFALIEGTEYQVLHGSVDVEVHDVRYDSRHVRPGDLFVCISGFRRDGHDFLQAAWAAGAVAALVERSDLPEGALRGGTVVRVANARQSLAMVACRFYGHPSHKLAMVGVTGTNGKTTTTYLIESVLRRAGHQVGLIGTIGYRCNGVEIEAARTTPESYDLQALLNRMAHLGTDSVVMEVSSHALALHRVDDCEFDVAVFTNLTQDHLDFHGTMEAYRSAKLSLFEGLGVGSTKATEKAAVINMDDPAADLFLGATRVRRYTYSVQRPADLSATDIDMGPDGVRCQLHTPWGTTAIHSPLLGGYNLSNILAAAATGLHLGVDLSAVADGIAALHHVPGRCERVEGGQEFRVIVDYAHTPDALRRVLHMARQCCPGRLIVLFGCGGDRDRGKRQIMGEAALQLADFTVITSDNPRSEDPHQIIEEVEAGAKKVWGQGKGYVTILDRAMAIREALSLAGQGDMVVIAGKGHEAYQILHDRTIPFDDRQVVREALRELGFNREDRV
- a CDS encoding alpha/beta fold hydrolase, producing the protein MLIRVGDLDTHFTVWGEGRPIVLLHGWGTSAESLGTVAKALEDRFRVYALDLPGFGWTPSAATVWGTWEYASYVEAFMDRLNISVASLVGHSFGGRIALALAAKWPDRVKSLVLVASAGIRPRRGPLFRMKVGAAKLAKQVFSLPMWGRLGERVIAELYQRMGSRDYRNAGALRATLVKVVSEDLRGILSSVRTPTLIIWGDRDQEVPFSSMEIMARGIQGSRLEVFEGAGHFPFVDSPDRFGRLVREFLCQDSQ
- a CDS encoding D-alanine--D-alanine ligase family protein encodes the protein MSGAARRIGLIFGSRSVEREISIMTASKIYEVLLSLQDQFETLPIFITAEGTWLTGEAVRDLLTVDAEIRKLAERSVVAGTAERSKLDAEKLRLNRDRYIPLLDNLDRGQSATGVDPLFLAPDPSVGTLVPQQERKGWLRKQLHPTIDVAFPVIHGTHGEDGTIQGLCELADLPYVGAGVTASAIGMDKIISKLIFQGAGLPVVEGVGITRRELLEDEAAVAKGIERRLSYPVVVKPAVAGSSVGIGMAHNAGEALSLAKLAMRFSSRVLIERAVEQRIEVQCGVLGNHALTVSECEEIINSGEVVGYRDKYPEDTQPGSADLAPSIIPARIPKTLADEIRSMAAAAFKAIDSRGISRVDFLIDSAAMKPYVNEVNTMPGSLSFTLWEGSGVKPAELVIRLVELALEAHREKRSTHFKSTEGRALVDRRHLVTPGK
- a CDS encoding Mur ligase family protein, which translates into the protein MRHLDLIYLAQLERYNSARLRGWIARHWGLVLNGRGALVQVAVLGAGILLALLPLPVFPGLRHAGTGTFYIIWLAAGMWLRSRWSSLQVSQQLQWTSRTVRLVAVTFLLAVVAMLVTSGLTVLLLSRLMVAPLALLVGIGLATGLLVMSEIAAGTVLVANLSLAPLEQAVNQRFYAQAKVRMRQYPGEVVGITGSYGKTTTKFIAATLLQKRYSVFKTPDGVNSTMGIVRVVREALRDDHQFFVVEVAAYGPGEIKEVCEILRPRIGILTAVGVQHLERFGTPERIAEAKYELIDSLPPDGLAIVNADDPGALRLAERARREGRRVILYGVGDDERDLDVRGKDVKLSSHGSAFRVETGYGAAMFETKLLGGWNIANILGATAAALECGVPLEEIADGVKSLTPAPKRLELREEGGVIKLIDVANANPLGAQMALEVLSQFKGGSKILITPGLVELGQIEAEENRRFGRAAAAVCDYVLLVGPQQTLPLREGLREGGFADSRILVARHSGEVTDHLKAIVREGDVLLYENRLPDTYLELA